The proteins below come from a single Halobacteriovorax sp. GB3 genomic window:
- the gshA gene encoding glutamate--cysteine ligase, producing the protein MSYQINNKEELEHFVTENWNNINEYLDQEMNGLPRPIYSSVDIRESKTKFAPVDHNIYPAGFNNLCMLDLDAATNAFGKTIKEKSPGAKTVAILPESHTKNTFYLDNIAILGKAIRDAGYELLFVSLDETLFESETLELVSASGYDVVIHKGRFNENGELLAGDQIVDFVVLNNDQSDPIEANWNEIKTPIHPSPKIGWFARQKIMHFEYYNKVVQEFASKFSINPDLLEARFKKVEEVDFSGKQGLEKIASAVDELLSPLPDGTNAFVKASQGTYGMGISVVSSGQEILEMNRKGRNKMDVGKNKIKFTTILVQEGVETTLKYEDMPAEVAIYLVDGHSVGGFMRANSQRDSKANLNSRGMVFKKFCISEIRENQDHKCKEAVYSIVARLSTLASCYELKELTV; encoded by the coding sequence ATGAGCTATCAAATCAACAACAAAGAAGAACTTGAACACTTCGTCACAGAAAATTGGAACAACATTAACGAATATCTTGATCAAGAAATGAATGGACTACCAAGGCCTATTTATTCAAGTGTTGATATTCGTGAAAGTAAGACTAAATTTGCGCCAGTAGATCACAACATCTATCCGGCAGGTTTTAATAATTTATGTATGCTTGATCTCGATGCAGCGACAAATGCATTTGGCAAAACGATCAAAGAAAAGAGCCCAGGGGCCAAGACTGTAGCGATTCTTCCTGAATCGCATACTAAGAACACTTTCTACTTAGACAATATCGCTATTCTCGGTAAGGCGATTCGTGATGCTGGCTATGAACTACTCTTTGTTTCGCTTGATGAAACTCTTTTTGAAAGTGAAACACTAGAACTCGTTAGTGCATCAGGATACGATGTCGTTATCCACAAAGGTCGCTTCAATGAAAATGGAGAGCTTCTCGCGGGAGATCAAATAGTTGATTTCGTCGTTTTAAATAACGACCAATCAGATCCAATTGAAGCCAACTGGAATGAAATCAAAACTCCCATTCACCCAAGTCCAAAAATTGGTTGGTTTGCCCGCCAAAAAATTATGCACTTTGAGTATTACAATAAAGTTGTACAAGAGTTTGCTTCAAAATTCTCAATCAATCCTGATCTTCTGGAAGCTCGTTTTAAGAAAGTTGAAGAAGTCGACTTTTCTGGAAAACAAGGCCTTGAGAAAATTGCCAGTGCAGTGGATGAGCTTCTCTCTCCCCTACCTGATGGGACGAATGCTTTTGTAAAGGCTTCCCAAGGAACTTATGGCATGGGAATTAGTGTCGTCTCTTCTGGACAAGAGATTCTTGAAATGAACCGCAAAGGGCGCAACAAAATGGATGTAGGAAAGAACAAGATAAAGTTCACAACAATCCTTGTTCAAGAAGGTGTTGAAACGACTCTTAAATATGAAGATATGCCAGCAGAAGTTGCAATATATCTTGTTGATGGCCACAGTGTTGGCGGTTTTATGCGCGCAAATTCGCAAAGAGATAGTAAGGCAAACCTCAATAGTCGTGGTATGGTTTTCAAGAAGTTCTGCATCAGTGAAATCCGCGAGAATCAAGACCATAAATGTAAAGAAGCGGTCTATTCAATTGTTGCCAGACTTTCAACTCTTGCCAGTTGCTACGAATTAAAAGAACTCACAGTTTAG
- a CDS encoding pyridoxal-phosphate dependent enzyme has product MMKGAKPNVLEAIGGTPIVKLNHVTKDIDSEVYVKLEYMNPGGSTKDRIGAYMLDQAVKEGKLKPGGTIIEGTSGNTGVGLAMWAAIHGYKCIFVLADKQSKEKIDNLRAFGAKVVVCPTNVEPEDPRSYYSVSKRLADTIPNSFYVNQYDNLHNRNTHYNWTAPEMFEQTQGDFDVFMAGVGTGGTITGCGKFFKEKMPNVEIVGIDCVGSIIAHYHKTGEICEAHSYVLEGVGEDFIPENYDFSVIDDFEIVGDKESFLMTRKLLKYEGIYAGGSAGAAICGAIKYAQKQKTPKKILVLLHDSGNRYASKIYNDDWMSDNGYLDASFNVQIADVLQELEKNNSVETIKDNATIGEAISLMDGKGFTQIPVLNNAGDIVGLVSEKHLVKPVLMGEFQRDDNISLAFSNKYKVVDKNELLENVAEALLKKEVALITENGKLVDILTEIDVLHYFSKKDRI; this is encoded by the coding sequence ATGATGAAAGGTGCTAAACCAAACGTACTTGAAGCTATTGGAGGAACTCCAATTGTAAAACTTAATCACGTAACAAAAGACATCGATTCAGAAGTCTATGTGAAACTTGAGTACATGAACCCAGGTGGATCAACAAAAGACCGTATCGGTGCCTATATGCTTGATCAAGCAGTCAAAGAAGGAAAACTTAAGCCAGGTGGGACAATCATCGAAGGGACATCAGGTAACACTGGTGTTGGTCTAGCGATGTGGGCCGCAATTCATGGTTATAAATGTATTTTCGTTCTTGCAGACAAGCAATCAAAAGAAAAAATCGATAACCTAAGAGCATTTGGAGCGAAGGTTGTTGTTTGTCCAACAAACGTTGAACCTGAAGATCCAAGATCATATTATTCGGTTTCTAAAAGACTAGCGGATACAATTCCAAATTCTTTCTATGTTAACCAATACGATAACCTTCACAATAGAAATACTCACTACAATTGGACAGCACCTGAGATGTTTGAACAAACTCAAGGTGATTTCGATGTTTTCATGGCCGGTGTTGGTACAGGTGGAACAATCACAGGTTGTGGAAAATTCTTTAAAGAGAAAATGCCAAATGTAGAGATCGTAGGGATCGACTGTGTTGGATCAATTATTGCTCACTACCACAAGACAGGTGAAATCTGTGAGGCTCACTCATACGTTCTTGAAGGTGTTGGAGAAGACTTTATTCCAGAAAACTACGATTTCAGTGTTATTGATGACTTTGAAATCGTTGGAGATAAAGAATCATTTCTTATGACAAGAAAACTTCTTAAATACGAAGGGATCTATGCTGGTGGATCAGCAGGTGCTGCGATTTGTGGGGCCATTAAATATGCACAAAAGCAAAAGACTCCAAAAAAGATTCTTGTTCTTCTTCACGACTCTGGAAATAGATACGCTTCGAAAATTTATAACGATGATTGGATGAGTGACAATGGTTACCTTGATGCTTCATTCAATGTTCAAATTGCCGATGTACTTCAAGAGCTAGAAAAAAATAATAGTGTTGAGACGATTAAAGACAACGCGACAATTGGTGAAGCGATCTCTCTGATGGATGGAAAAGGTTTTACTCAAATTCCTGTTCTAAATAATGCTGGAGATATCGTAGGTCTCGTTTCTGAAAAGCATCTTGTTAAGCCAGTTCTTATGGGAGAATTCCAAAGAGATGACAACATCTCACTTGCTTTCTCTAATAAGTACAAAGTTGTCGATAAAAACGAACTCCTTGAAAATGTAGCAGAAGCCCTTCTTAAAAAAGAAGTTGCTCTTATTACTGAAAATGGAAAGCTTGTAGATATTCTTACTGAGATTGATGTTCTTCATTACTTCTCTAAGAAAGATAGAATTTAA
- a CDS encoding trans-sulfuration enzyme family protein: MKKKDLLKLDIASKCIHVGGHPDKETGAIMPPIYQTSTYVQESPGKHQGYEYSRSHNPTRTRLEECLAGLENAKHALVTASGLSCEMLIMHALPVGSTILCSDDVYGGTYRLFTTVFNHIHNYIFIDTTDISNVENAIKEHSVALLWLESPTNPLLKISDIQKISKIAKKNKVKTVVDNTFMSPYFQNPLDLGADIVLHSMTKYINGHSDVVGGALMLNDKKFYEKLWTLQNSTGPSQSPFDSWLVLRGVKTLAIRMEAHQKNAMKVAKWLESHPKVERVIYPGLKSHPQHKLAKKQMHGFGGMITFFLKGDIKKCKKFLSSVSMFALAESLGGVESLIEHPAIMTHASVPKKTREAIGLTDNLIRLSVGIENYNDLISDLDKAFSKI; encoded by the coding sequence ATGAAAAAGAAAGACCTACTCAAGCTTGATATCGCTTCAAAATGTATTCACGTTGGTGGACATCCAGATAAAGAAACGGGGGCCATTATGCCCCCTATCTATCAGACCTCGACTTACGTTCAAGAGAGCCCTGGTAAACACCAAGGTTATGAATACTCTCGCTCTCACAACCCTACGAGAACGAGGCTAGAAGAATGTCTAGCGGGGCTAGAAAATGCTAAGCATGCTCTTGTCACAGCGAGTGGTCTTTCTTGTGAAATGCTCATCATGCATGCCCTTCCAGTTGGCTCTACGATTCTTTGTAGTGATGATGTCTATGGAGGGACTTACCGTCTCTTCACAACTGTTTTCAATCATATTCACAATTACATTTTCATCGATACAACTGATATTTCAAATGTTGAAAATGCAATCAAGGAACACTCTGTGGCCCTTCTTTGGCTTGAGTCTCCAACTAATCCTCTTTTAAAAATATCTGATATTCAAAAAATATCGAAGATCGCTAAAAAGAATAAAGTAAAGACTGTTGTCGATAACACTTTCATGAGTCCTTACTTTCAAAATCCTCTCGACTTAGGTGCCGATATCGTCCTTCACTCAATGACTAAATATATCAATGGTCATAGTGATGTGGTTGGAGGAGCACTCATGCTCAATGACAAGAAGTTTTACGAAAAACTTTGGACTCTACAGAACTCGACAGGACCTAGCCAATCGCCTTTTGATTCATGGCTCGTCTTACGTGGAGTGAAAACCCTGGCCATTAGAATGGAAGCTCACCAAAAGAATGCAATGAAAGTTGCAAAATGGCTCGAGTCTCATCCGAAAGTAGAAAGAGTGATCTATCCAGGACTAAAATCTCATCCTCAGCACAAGCTTGCAAAAAAGCAAATGCATGGTTTTGGCGGAATGATTACCTTCTTTCTAAAAGGTGATATTAAAAAGTGTAAGAAATTTCTCTCTAGTGTTTCAATGTTTGCTCTCGCCGAGTCTCTTGGCGGAGTTGAATCACTCATTGAGCATCCTGCCATCATGACTCATGCTTCTGTTCCAAAGAAAACGAGAGAGGCCATCGGTCTTACCGATAACCTCATACGACTTTCTGTTGGTATTGAAAATTATAATGATTTAATTTCTGATTTAGACAAGGCCTTTAGTAAGATCTAA
- a CDS encoding HD-GYP domain-containing protein, whose translation MTKKNNVISIPELVKNVTLLRLTGEVESLKRQQKEICEMAARSILLALDCKDHYTYGHSTRVAYYSVTLGKELGLSEEELYDLELSALFHDIGKIGVPDSVLLKPTRLTEEEFLLMKSHPTKSYEILKDFEPFQDIALYAKSHHERYDGRGYPDGLKGEDIPLYSRIILIADTFDAMTSTRPYRKGLPYEVAFNELEEFSGSQFDPELVVHFIKAMQKEEAKDEKTFKLTIIDGDFEKQAA comes from the coding sequence ATGACAAAAAAGAATAATGTGATTTCTATTCCTGAGCTCGTTAAAAATGTCACTTTACTGAGACTAACAGGAGAAGTTGAGTCACTTAAAAGACAACAGAAAGAGATTTGTGAAATGGCGGCTAGAAGTATCCTTCTCGCCCTAGATTGCAAAGATCACTATACATACGGCCATAGTACAAGAGTTGCTTACTACAGTGTTACTCTTGGTAAAGAGCTAGGTCTAAGTGAAGAAGAGCTGTACGATCTCGAATTATCTGCGCTTTTCCATGATATTGGAAAAATTGGTGTTCCAGACTCTGTTCTTTTAAAGCCGACAAGACTAACTGAAGAAGAGTTTCTCCTTATGAAAAGTCATCCGACGAAATCATATGAAATTCTAAAAGACTTTGAACCATTTCAAGATATTGCCCTCTATGCTAAATCGCACCACGAGCGATATGACGGAAGAGGATATCCAGATGGACTTAAAGGTGAAGATATCCCCCTCTATTCTAGAATTATCCTAATCGCAGATACATTTGATGCCATGACATCAACGAGACCATACCGAAAAGGACTTCCTTACGAAGTAGCTTTTAACGAACTTGAAGAGTTCTCAGGTTCTCAATTTGATCCAGAGCTCGTTGTTCACTTTATCAAGGCCATGCAAAAAGAAGAGGCTAAAGATGAGAAGACCTTTAAATTAACTATTATAGATGGTGATTTCGAAAAACAAGCAGCATAA
- a CDS encoding chemotaxis protein CheW, translated as MNSNYKIVCVDDEVEILSIYETALGDLPYEIVTFSDPNEASDYVAVHANDIVFIYSDFSMPQMDGFEFREKVLEAGGDIPFALVTGYYNKEMATRGMKLKIISFVEKPFNSDKLIELANESIPARQASLEEENEMIRSFVEESFPMLEEIEDLILILEDDPEDVVALNTYFRLLHTIKGTSSCVGLKTVPAYTHKYEDLVGKLKSGEQKVNKLVIDVLLAGLDELKTMYDSISSGAGSEFDIEEKIKIFDRDFTSTEAVAEKAIKKQSVGEAQKAPTQDEEKINVLVSILDNFMELSGELTVLRNMILKSATKIESKYMGDRDVDVLNESLEEMHKVSSKLQVEISEMRKVSLENVFRPMKRVVRDASKNLGKEIEFFTKGEALKVDTSIGKVLNNALVHLIRNGIDHGIETPEARLEKGKSQTGHLELNAYEEGENIVVEIVDDGNGLDPEKIKEKALEKGLYEYDELERMSKHRVYNLIFEPGFSTAQVVTDISGRGVGMDMVKSSVVDAGGKILIDSEKGKGSKFVLILPIPRSVLIMKALMVESADQHFSVPLDNIAEVVNFGKAKEMSKVQNMEGSLVLRHHEEIIPLVDLSKTLGLSDESNLRNENEIVILTGEGLKFGIIVENVLDIEEVVVKKLVHQLKNCIAFMGTTLVGDGDLALILDPNGLAELNEISIDVEDESLEYKRFETEQAVVNEEEYMQFNLFSRENFCISLDDVFRLEEIEASRISYSGELAILRYREKFLPIIHPETLLGFSPTSVQEVVENDDILNLLVIEKNEKQYGILVSKINDIGKSDQELHDNTIDREGIKGTIYINEKTVTVLDTEYLVANYKKISVSKEVEQYEERLSRAS; from the coding sequence ATGAATAGTAATTATAAAATTGTTTGTGTTGATGATGAAGTAGAAATTCTTAGTATCTATGAAACGGCGCTAGGGGATCTCCCATACGAGATTGTAACATTTTCTGATCCAAATGAAGCTTCTGATTATGTTGCAGTTCATGCAAACGATATTGTATTTATTTATTCTGATTTTTCTATGCCACAAATGGATGGTTTTGAATTCAGAGAGAAAGTTCTAGAAGCTGGTGGAGATATTCCTTTTGCTCTTGTTACTGGATATTACAATAAAGAAATGGCCACTCGAGGAATGAAGTTAAAAATAATTTCATTTGTCGAAAAGCCATTTAATAGCGATAAATTAATCGAACTTGCCAATGAAAGTATTCCTGCTCGACAAGCTAGTTTAGAAGAAGAAAATGAGATGATACGCTCATTTGTAGAGGAATCATTTCCAATGCTAGAAGAGATCGAGGATCTTATTCTGATTCTCGAAGATGATCCAGAAGATGTCGTTGCACTTAATACATATTTTAGACTTCTTCATACGATTAAAGGAACTTCTTCATGTGTAGGTCTAAAAACAGTTCCTGCATATACTCATAAATACGAAGATCTTGTTGGAAAGTTAAAATCAGGTGAGCAGAAAGTAAATAAGCTAGTTATTGATGTACTTCTTGCTGGACTTGATGAATTAAAAACAATGTATGATTCAATTTCTTCAGGTGCAGGTTCCGAATTTGACATTGAAGAGAAGATTAAAATATTTGATAGAGATTTTACATCGACAGAAGCCGTAGCTGAAAAGGCCATTAAGAAGCAAAGTGTTGGTGAAGCACAAAAAGCTCCTACGCAAGATGAAGAAAAGATTAATGTATTAGTTAGTATCCTAGACAATTTCATGGAACTTTCCGGCGAATTAACTGTTCTTAGGAATATGATTCTTAAAAGTGCTACTAAGATTGAATCTAAATATATGGGAGATCGCGATGTCGATGTTCTCAATGAGTCATTAGAAGAAATGCATAAGGTATCTTCTAAGCTCCAGGTTGAAATTTCTGAAATGCGAAAAGTTTCATTGGAAAATGTTTTTCGTCCTATGAAAAGAGTTGTTAGAGATGCTTCTAAAAACTTAGGTAAAGAAATTGAATTTTTTACTAAGGGGGAGGCCCTAAAAGTAGATACTTCAATTGGTAAAGTTCTCAATAATGCACTCGTACACTTAATTAGAAATGGTATTGATCACGGTATTGAAACACCAGAAGCAAGACTTGAAAAAGGCAAAAGCCAGACGGGTCACTTAGAGCTTAATGCTTATGAAGAAGGTGAAAATATTGTCGTTGAAATTGTCGACGATGGAAATGGACTTGATCCTGAAAAAATTAAAGAGAAGGCCTTAGAGAAAGGTCTTTATGAGTATGATGAATTAGAGCGCATGTCTAAGCATCGCGTTTATAATTTAATATTTGAGCCAGGGTTTAGTACTGCTCAAGTTGTAACCGATATTTCCGGTCGTGGCGTTGGTATGGACATGGTTAAGAGTTCCGTTGTCGATGCTGGTGGAAAGATTTTAATTGATTCTGAAAAAGGAAAAGGTTCAAAGTTTGTTCTCATTTTACCAATTCCAAGATCTGTCCTCATCATGAAGGCCTTGATGGTTGAGTCTGCTGATCAGCACTTCTCTGTTCCTCTTGATAATATTGCTGAAGTTGTAAATTTCGGAAAAGCAAAAGAAATGAGTAAAGTTCAGAATATGGAAGGTTCTTTAGTATTAAGACATCATGAAGAAATAATTCCTCTCGTTGATTTATCAAAGACACTGGGTCTTAGTGATGAATCAAATCTTCGAAATGAAAATGAGATTGTTATTCTAACTGGTGAAGGACTTAAATTTGGAATTATAGTCGAAAATGTTCTTGATATTGAGGAAGTTGTTGTTAAAAAGCTTGTTCACCAATTGAAAAATTGTATTGCCTTTATGGGAACAACTCTTGTTGGTGATGGTGACTTGGCCCTTATTCTCGATCCAAATGGGCTTGCTGAATTGAACGAAATTTCAATAGATGTTGAAGATGAGTCTCTTGAATACAAACGATTTGAAACAGAGCAGGCAGTTGTGAATGAAGAAGAGTATATGCAATTTAACCTTTTCTCGAGAGAGAACTTCTGTATTTCTTTAGATGATGTTTTTAGATTAGAAGAAATTGAAGCCAGTCGAATCTCTTATTCGGGCGAGCTAGCGATCCTTAGATATAGAGAGAAATTTCTCCCAATCATTCATCCTGAAACGCTCTTAGGATTTTCTCCAACATCAGTGCAAGAGGTAGTTGAAAATGATGATATTCTCAATCTCCTCGTTATCGAGAAAAATGAAAAACAATATGGAATACTGGTTTCTAAGATTAATGATATAGGAAAGTCAGATCAAGAGTTACATGACAATACTATTGATAGAGAAGGAATCAAGGGAACAATCTATATCAATGAAAAGACCGTAACGGTACTTGATACAGAATATCTTGTGGCCAATTACAAGAAGATCTCAGTTAGTAAAGAAGTGGAGCAATACGAAGAAAGATTATCAAGAGCATCATAA
- a CDS encoding response regulator: protein MEDSTILHDFMIEAEEIIEEAEIGLLEMDKGSDFQDNYNAVFRAFHSLKGAAGMFGLDALQSHMHKLESLFEEKKNDGTIEKEQIDYFLNGIDAAKQILSGEEIAFRHVSNFEDLKKDPTEPIQEEVLVAKKEELAEKKEKKERGFIYIVDDESEIVALINDMLSDAGYVTKTFTKAQDLLNSLDGEYPDLILSDISMPEMDGEELLDKVREIDQDLPLIFISGFITKEIMLRSLNSGAQGFIEKPINENKVLNICNILISRKRAMKLLNRSIDFIMYQFSDLDSFLEQKGKDRLRISLRDELQTILEMRKQLKDIR from the coding sequence ATGGAAGATAGTACGATACTACATGATTTTATGATTGAAGCGGAAGAGATTATTGAGGAAGCTGAAATCGGACTACTTGAAATGGACAAGGGTTCAGATTTTCAGGACAACTACAACGCTGTCTTTAGGGCCTTCCATAGCTTAAAGGGTGCTGCTGGAATGTTTGGACTTGATGCTCTTCAAAGTCACATGCATAAACTCGAAAGTTTATTTGAAGAAAAAAAGAATGATGGAACCATTGAGAAAGAGCAAATTGATTACTTCTTAAATGGTATTGATGCTGCCAAGCAGATACTTTCAGGAGAAGAGATTGCTTTTCGTCATGTCTCAAATTTTGAAGATCTAAAAAAGGACCCTACTGAACCAATTCAAGAAGAGGTTCTGGTTGCGAAGAAGGAAGAGCTTGCAGAAAAGAAAGAAAAAAAAGAACGTGGATTCATATATATTGTAGATGACGAATCTGAAATCGTTGCTCTTATTAATGATATGCTTAGTGATGCAGGTTATGTAACTAAAACATTTACTAAAGCACAAGACCTTTTAAATTCTCTTGATGGTGAATACCCCGATCTGATCTTATCAGATATTAGTATGCCTGAAATGGATGGAGAGGAGCTACTTGATAAGGTAAGAGAAATTGATCAAGATCTTCCTTTAATTTTCATCTCTGGATTTATTACGAAAGAGATTATGCTTCGTAGTTTAAATAGTGGTGCACAAGGTTTTATTGAAAAGCCAATAAATGAAAATAAAGTTTTAAATATTTGTAATATTCTTATCTCAAGAAAAAGAGCGATGAAGCTTCTCAATCGTTCAATTGATTTCATTATGTATCAATTTAGTGATCTCGACTCTTTTTTGGAACAGAAAGGTAAGGATCGACTACGTATAAGTTTGCGCGATGAACTTCAAACGATTTTGGAAATGAGAAAGCAACTAAAAGATATTCGATAG
- a CDS encoding AarF/UbiB family protein has translation MLKTAFKSLKLLKNIKILTNENSDDLIQEKAKRTIAQLFLSEKGILQKIGQNFDLDIDFDHELNENDFLKLAIGRNDIEAILKDNFPQFYDEIELTDDIFLGSIAQVVKARYKNREIALKIKFPNIDQKIKEQLQLLNLGSFLGNLINKKFEMEMRTLVQDIGAKLSLELDFKREAQTIKEFKKLSVSRTVKTPSIVEELSNENIIAMEWINGESIEQFENLTNKQLSKAIGAIFENYLLNLFQDGLIQGDNHPSNYLLGDEIFLIDFGHTIRPKPEFRKALYLLIRSVIRKENINYLEAYSYLGFDRGKLKNIEPYLKMITLTLFEPFTHYGAYSLKNWDVNKKIDFILGDLKWWFRSSGSSETFQFLRSLYGILNVIEQSDTKLCYMEHFFNSTNSFTPWLESLKLSPPNSNSEDHKLSETIVIQVLEDKKVKARVSLPINCLYELESYISESTLKEIEKNKINLNEVIKEAFSNSLKPGQLFYFKDDKNKEYDISLK, from the coding sequence TTGTTAAAAACGGCATTTAAATCACTAAAACTATTGAAAAATATTAAAATCCTAACAAATGAAAATAGTGACGATCTCATCCAAGAAAAGGCAAAAAGAACAATTGCTCAGCTATTTTTAAGTGAAAAAGGAATTCTCCAAAAGATAGGTCAAAATTTTGATTTAGATATTGATTTTGATCATGAACTTAACGAAAACGATTTTCTCAAATTGGCCATTGGAAGAAATGATATTGAAGCTATTTTGAAAGACAATTTCCCCCAATTCTACGATGAAATTGAACTTACAGATGATATCTTCCTTGGTTCTATTGCCCAGGTAGTTAAGGCCAGATATAAAAACAGAGAGATTGCATTAAAAATCAAATTTCCAAATATTGATCAGAAGATCAAAGAGCAATTACAACTATTAAATCTAGGCTCATTTCTTGGTAATTTAATTAATAAGAAATTTGAAATGGAAATGAGGACACTTGTCCAAGATATTGGAGCGAAACTTTCACTTGAATTAGATTTTAAGAGAGAAGCTCAGACGATAAAGGAATTTAAAAAGCTATCGGTTTCGAGAACCGTAAAAACACCATCAATTGTTGAAGAATTATCAAATGAAAATATTATCGCTATGGAATGGATTAATGGTGAAAGTATTGAGCAATTTGAAAACTTAACTAACAAACAGTTATCCAAAGCGATTGGTGCAATTTTTGAAAACTATCTATTAAATCTATTTCAAGATGGTCTCATTCAAGGAGATAATCATCCCAGTAACTATTTGTTAGGAGATGAAATCTTTCTAATAGATTTCGGTCACACAATTAGACCAAAACCTGAATTTAGAAAAGCACTCTATCTCCTCATACGATCCGTTATTAGAAAAGAGAATATAAATTATCTTGAAGCCTATTCATATCTAGGGTTCGATAGGGGGAAACTGAAAAATATTGAGCCATATCTTAAAATGATAACATTAACATTATTTGAACCTTTTACACATTACGGCGCTTATTCCTTAAAAAACTGGGATGTGAATAAGAAGATCGACTTTATACTCGGTGACTTAAAGTGGTGGTTTAGAAGCTCTGGAAGCAGTGAGACCTTCCAATTTTTGCGAAGCCTTTATGGAATACTTAATGTAATTGAGCAATCAGACACTAAACTTTGTTATATGGAGCATTTTTTTAATTCTACAAATAGCTTTACTCCTTGGTTGGAATCTCTCAAGCTCTCCCCTCCCAATAGTAATTCTGAAGATCACAAGCTAAGTGAAACGATTGTGATACAAGTTCTTGAAGACAAGAAAGTTAAAGCAAGAGTCTCTCTTCCTATTAATTGTTTATATGAACTTGAAAGTTATATTTCTGAATCGACATTGAAAGAGATAGAAAAGAATAAGATTAATTTGAACGAGGTAATTAAAGAAGCTTTCTCCAATTCTTTAAAGCCTGGACAATTATTTTATTTTAAAGACGATAAAAATAAAGAATATGACATTTCACTAAAATAG
- a CDS encoding response regulator → MKILVVDDSKAIFMMVSQMLEDGGHEAVWAEDGVKACEKLGEMSDIELILLDWNMPNMSGVEFLEKNQAEEVTKAPIVMMTTENKPDYIKRALELGAVEYIMKPFTSDILFNKIELVID, encoded by the coding sequence ATGAAAATACTTGTAGTTGATGACTCAAAAGCGATTTTTATGATGGTATCGCAAATGTTAGAAGATGGTGGACACGAAGCTGTGTGGGCCGAAGATGGTGTTAAAGCATGTGAGAAACTCGGTGAAATGAGTGATATCGAGTTAATTCTTTTAGACTGGAATATGCCGAATATGAGCGGTGTTGAGTTCTTAGAAAAGAATCAAGCTGAGGAAGTTACAAAAGCTCCAATTGTAATGATGACCACGGAAAATAAACCTGATTATATTAAGCGTGCACTAGAGTTAGGCGCGGTTGAGTACATCATGAAGCCTTTCACAAGTGATATTCTTTTCAATAAAATCGAATTAGTAATTGATTAA